From a region of the Candidatus Melainabacteria bacterium genome:
- the purE gene encoding 5-(carboxyamino)imidazole ribonucleotide mutase: protein MTKKIDVQIIIGSKSDELKVKAALETLREFDVEYDFKVASAHRSPLYAEEIIDSAINRGVKVFITGAGMANHLSGAVAARTTLPVIGIPFSGGVSGGMDSLLSTVQMPGGIPVATVAIDGAKNAAILALEILSIENKELQKQLLEYRHREAERIKTI from the coding sequence ATGACAAAAAAGATTGATGTCCAGATTATTATTGGCAGCAAATCAGATGAACTAAAAGTAAAAGCTGCACTTGAAACTTTAAGGGAGTTTGATGTTGAGTATGATTTTAAGGTTGCAAGTGCGCATAGATCTCCTTTATATGCAGAAGAGATTATTGATAGTGCAATTAATCGAGGTGTAAAAGTTTTTATAACTGGTGCAGGAATGGCTAACCATCTTTCTGGAGCTGTTGCAGCAAGAACAACATTACCAGTTATTGGAATCCCATTTAGTGGAGGTGTATCTGGTGGAATGGATTCACTTCTTTCAACTGTTCAAATGCCAGGCGGTATTCCAGTAGCAACAGTAGCTATTGATGGAGCAAAAAACGCAGCAATTTTGGCGTTAGAAATTCTTTCAATTGAAAACAAAGAACTTCAGAAACAACTCTTGGAATACAGGCATCGTGAAGCAGAAAGAATTAAAACCATTTAA
- the rseP gene encoding RIP metalloprotease RseP, with product MIIFNLILVLALLSVMIIVHEFGHWIVARWLGFQTPIFGFGLPFGGHLKLGSWKNTEFRFHWFVLGGYVAIPELGDETSEDLLKEIPNLKPMKSFPVWKRACVASAGVVFNILFAFLVCLTMVATIGPPTKDRNVVITNLLDSPSETKSYGIEPNLIAKNAGLKSGDVILKVNHLKAKEPLQVVSIVKANALKEIVLKIQRTKIINNKKQDEILNVKLIPNKDGKIGVGLGLLQNTEYDKPSRNPFTWTLQAFEVLVDWTVTMLLGLGLLIMNLLGISLAGMPKIGTDDLHGIVAIVSVFAQAITVDFREVYRWTALISVNLAIINLLPIPALDGGHLLFMFIEKIRGKRLAESIQQRAIQTGFFLLILLMFFVLFNDIKGLISGKFNLSKEQSINDKKD from the coding sequence ATGATTATTTTTAATTTAATACTTGTTTTAGCTTTACTTAGTGTAATGATTATTGTCCATGAGTTTGGGCATTGGATAGTTGCAAGGTGGCTTGGTTTTCAAACTCCAATATTTGGTTTTGGATTACCTTTTGGCGGACACTTAAAACTTGGAAGCTGGAAAAATACTGAGTTTAGATTTCACTGGTTTGTCCTTGGAGGATATGTTGCAATACCTGAACTAGGGGATGAGACAAGTGAAGACCTCTTAAAAGAAATTCCAAATTTAAAACCAATGAAATCCTTTCCAGTCTGGAAAAGAGCTTGTGTTGCAAGTGCTGGTGTAGTTTTTAATATTTTATTTGCATTTCTTGTTTGTTTGACAATGGTAGCTACTATTGGACCACCTACAAAAGATAGAAATGTAGTTATAACAAACCTTTTAGACTCACCTTCCGAGACAAAGTCTTATGGCATTGAACCAAATCTAATTGCAAAAAATGCAGGATTAAAATCTGGGGATGTAATTTTAAAGGTAAATCATTTAAAGGCAAAAGAACCCTTACAAGTAGTAAGTATTGTTAAAGCAAATGCCCTGAAAGAAATTGTGTTAAAAATTCAAAGAACAAAAATTATAAATAATAAGAAACAAGACGAGATATTAAATGTAAAACTAATACCAAATAAAGACGGGAAGATTGGTGTTGGACTTGGTTTGCTTCAAAATACAGAATATGACAAGCCTTCAAGAAATCCATTTACATGGACTCTTCAGGCATTTGAAGTTTTAGTTGACTGGACAGTTACTATGCTTCTTGGGCTTGGTTTACTGATAATGAATCTTCTTGGTATTTCACTTGCAGGCATGCCAAAAATCGGAACAGATGATTTACATGGGATTGTTGCAATTGTTTCAGTTTTTGCACAAGCTATAACTGTTGATTTTAGGGAAGTTTATAGATGGACTGCATTAATTAGTGTTAACTTAGCTATTATAAATCTTTTACCAATTCCAGCACTTGATGGTGGGCATCTTTTATTTATGTTTATTGAAAAAATTAGAGGAAAGAGATTAGCAGAATCAATTCAGCAAAGAGCAATTCAAACTGGTTTTTTTCTTTTAATATTGCTTATGTTTTTTGTATTGTTTAATGATATAAAAGGTTTAATTTCTGGTAAGTTTAATTTATCTAAGGAGCAGAGTATAAATGACAAAAAAGATTGA